CCCCAGTCCATCTGACCTGAAGGGAGACTTTCAGAGTGTCGGGACCTTGTTTAAGAATTTGTGTTCTGTACTGCACATTCCATTGGCTGTACCCGTCGCAGAAAACAAATAGGAGGCTTAGTAGTAAAAGTAGTTTCTTCATGTTAGTTTAATTAAGTTTGAGTTTAAATTTTCCAACTTAATCCTATTATCGGGATTAAAGTCTTTATTTTATTTTTAAATTAGTAGATGAAAAATTATACTTAGTTTTTTTTTATCAAGGGTGATTCGTCTGATGGCCGAATCCCGTATTAAAAATTGTGAAATCATTTCCGTTCACTGTTCCGTCGCCGTTTAAATCTGAAGCTAAGTAACCGTTCTGTCCGAACTGCTGATTGAACAATGTGAAATCATTTCCGTTAATTGCGCCGTCCTGATTTATGTCTCCGCTGTACATACACCATCTTCCATTAATTGATATCAGATCGTTTCCATAAACTGAACTGGGCCCTGAAAGAATATTATAAGTTGTAGTTCCTCCCTGAGTGAACGACTGGGCAAGCTTTGTCCAGACAGCTAAAGAATTTCGGTGGCGGATCTCTATATAATAAGAACCATTAAGAGCATTGGCAAAAAAAGTTGTGGCGTAACCAAACTGATTTTCATATCCAATAGCCGAATCCAGCGCATCATATGGTGATGAACCGCGGTGTAGAATATACCTTACTGTATCCTGCACTTGAGAAGAGCCTCCCCAAAAACCTCCCTGGTTTGCAGTAATATTGCATCCCATTAAATTTGGTTTAGAAGAAATATTATTAAACTGAAGTCCCCATCCGTAAACTCTTCCGGTATCTCCTGGCAGAGCATCATTTACTCTCAGCTTCCAGTTCCCTTTTGTATTTCGGTTAGCGAAAGCAGTATTCATTGTTGTAAAAGGTTTTATCTGCGGAAGAAATGAACAGAACCTGTCGTTTATTATAGATGAATCTGCCTGGTCATTAAAAATTGTAACATATTGTCCGCGTCTCATTGAATTTCCTTTTACCATTTCTACTGAATCCCCGGACGGTGAAATGAGATACACAGTTAAATCTTTTTCGTAAGTATGGTTTACAGCTAAAAATAAATTCACATCGCTTATTCCCATACAGTAGGGAATATTGATTGTATCATATCTAGAAGAACCGGAAGTTCCTGTCATAGGAATTCTGAAATTATCATTTGATACATACCACGCTGAAGGAAAATTAAAATTATCTCCCTTAACTAATGGTGATACAGGAAAATTTTTCGAAACTGCAACATAGCTTGAAGAAAATTCTGCGCCGTTACGAAGGTATAATTTAGGAGAGGTGGCGTTATTATTTTCTCCTCCGCCGTCAAAATTATAACAAACAACATCAAATGCAGAAGGCCTGTCTCCAAGATCCATAGACTTGAATAAAAAATCATTGATTTGTGACTGAGATTTTACATACCCTGCAATTCTTACTTCGTCTATATATCCCTGAAAAAAGTAATCTGATGCATATTGTCCAATATAAATAGAGTCTGTGCTGTTGACAATATTTCCCAATGAGTTTGTACCTGAACCTGCTGTATCTCCGTTAATATAATATTTATAGCTGCCGTTAGAGGCGTCATAGGAAAATGCAACATGTGTCCATTGCCCGGCGGGAGCAATTGCGCTATTCCCTGAAGGAAAATTTATGTTACTATTTATAGAGGCATACACCGAATTACCCGAACCAAGATAAAGTCGGTAGTTTGCGTTTACTGCTCCCTTACAAATAACCGTACCCAGATCCGAAAATGCTCCTGAGTATGTTTTCTCCGGGTAAATCCATGCCTCCATAGTTATTGCGCCGGTAGGACTAACATTCGTATTGTCAGGTCCTGCCAGATAATCGTGTGAACCTGTGAGGTGAATACTTTGATTGGGAAAAACCGTAACTGAAGGTTTTGAACCTATATCATATGCAGTAACTCCGTTATTTTTTACCGTGTGTGCAAATTTTGATCTATCCGAAACAAGAAAAGGTGTTCCGGAATTATCAATATCCTGAAAGGAGATATTTAAATTACATTTACTGTAGGCGGTGTTGCTGCTGCCCTGAATTGAAAAAGTATTTCTATAATTACTTGATACATCACTTTGAAAGAAATGACCAAGCCACATCCGCACATCATCCATGTAACCCGAAAATGAACCTAGTCCGCTCACTCCGCCATAGCTTCCGATTAAAAGAGAGTCAGTTCCTGTTCCTATTACTGAACCAGGATAAACCCTGTAATCAGAAGCGGCTAAAACACCGTCAACGTAAATCTCTCTTATTTTCACAGTAGGATTACCTGTTATAGTTGTATCTCTGAAAATCACAGCCAAATGATACCATCTGTTTAAGTTTAATGAGGGACCTGCAAGATCAGGGTCACTACCAACATCATTTAATGTTCTTACATACAGATGACTGCTGTAAGCCAGCTGATAGTCCTGATATTTATCTAATAACTGACTGTAAGACTGCGGATAAGCAGTCATGCATACCCACATTTCAAACATACCTTCATCTATATTTGTCAGATCGGATGAATTTGGAATTGCAAGATATGTATTAGCAGTACCATTAAACTTCCCCGCCTGATTCCACGTCATCTGGGCAAATGATACTGTATTCAAAAATAATAAACTGCATAGGGAGAAAAGAAAATATCCGGCAATTTTATTTATCATTTCTTTTTTCTTTTCTGTTAATTTTTTTTGTTTCTTTTTTAATTTTTACCTTAGCGGTAATTTTTTTATTTTTTGAAAGTGATTTTTTCTTCTTTTTATTTTGCTGCTCAAGCTCTTCAAAATAATACATAGCCCAATACACAGACATAGATAGATTTAAAAAATTGTAAAATGTTTCTTTTTTAATTTGTCTCATATCGGGAGATGAATTATTCTGAAATTAAATGAACACTTTTCATACTGAGCTTTTTTTATCGGGCAATTTTTTTTAAGTTTTTAATTTCTGTTACAATGGAAGCTAAACCCGGGTCTTTGTCTCAATCCCCGATAATAATAAAGAAAAGGCCGGGTTTAGTACTTACCATAGTTATCCCCAAAATCTTAAGGGTGCAGGCTCTGATGACCAAAGCCCGTACTGAACGATGTAAAATCATTTCCGTTAACTACACCGTCGTTATTTAAATCTGAGTTCAGATATCCTGTCTGACTGAATTCAGAACTGAACGTTGTAAAATCATTTCCGTTAATTATTCCGTCTCCGTTTATATCACCTGAATACATACACCACACTCCGTTTGAGAAGACTAAATTATTTCCGTAGGCTGCATTCTGCCCTGTGGTCAGATCTATTACTGAATAATTTCCAATCGGTAATGATTGCGATAATGCGCTCCAGGTTTCCAATGAGTTTCTATGTTTTATAGAAACATAATAAGAACCTGCGGGAGCATTTGCGAATGATACTGAATCATTGTCCTGTGAATTTACAACCTTTACCACAGAATCAATTTTCGAGTATGGTGCTGAAGAACTCCTTAAATAAATTCTTACAGTATCGCTTGAAAGTGTTGAACCGTTCCATAATCCCTGAATTGAAAAAATTACTTTTAAACTTACTTCGTTTGCAAAAATTACCGATGGCTTTATTACATTTAATAAACTTGTTAATGCCTGCGGTACATTTGTAGGCTTAGGTCTATTCAACTGGTCGCCTGTATTAAGTCCGTGACATGAGTTACAGGTTGCAATTTCTCCCGGCTGAAATGTTAGCCAGAATCTCTCTCTCACAATTCCTTTCTTCGATGTATCTGTCATCTGCCAGCTTAATGCCCTGCGAGACGGCACAAAAGCTGCGAGTGAGCCGTCAGGAAAAATTCTCACGCTTCCCTGGGGTTCGTTGGGGTGAAGCGGAGGATTTTTAGCCATAGGATCATGC
The genomic region above belongs to Bacteroidota bacterium and contains:
- a CDS encoding proprotein convertase P-domain-containing protein — protein: MINKIAGYFLFSLCSLLFLNTVSFAQMTWNQAGKFNGTANTYLAIPNSSDLTNIDEGMFEMWVCMTAYPQSYSQLLDKYQDYQLAYSSHLYVRTLNDVGSDPDLAGPSLNLNRWYHLAVIFRDTTITGNPTVKIREIYVDGVLAASDYRVYPGSVIGTGTDSLLIGSYGGVSGLGSFSGYMDDVRMWLGHFFQSDVSSNYRNTFSIQGSSNTAYSKCNLNISFQDIDNSGTPFLVSDRSKFAHTVKNNGVTAYDIGSKPSVTVFPNQSIHLTGSHDYLAGPDNTNVSPTGAITMEAWIYPEKTYSGAFSDLGTVICKGAVNANYRLYLGSGNSVYASINSNINFPSGNSAIAPAGQWTHVAFSYDASNGSYKYYINGDTAGSGTNSLGNIVNSTDSIYIGQYASDYFFQGYIDEVRIAGYVKSQSQINDFLFKSMDLGDRPSAFDVVCYNFDGGGENNNATSPKLYLRNGAEFSSSYVAVSKNFPVSPLVKGDNFNFPSAWYVSNDNFRIPMTGTSGSSRYDTINIPYCMGISDVNLFLAVNHTYEKDLTVYLISPSGDSVEMVKGNSMRRGQYVTIFNDQADSSIINDRFCSFLPQIKPFTTMNTAFANRNTKGNWKLRVNDALPGDTGRVYGWGLQFNNISSKPNLMGCNITANQGGFWGGSSQVQDTVRYILHRGSSPYDALDSAIGYENQFGYATTFFANALNGSYYIEIRHRNSLAVWTKLAQSFTQGGTTTYNILSGPSSVYGNDLISINGRWCMYSGDINQDGAINGNDFTLFNQQFGQNGYLASDLNGDGTVNGNDFTIFNTGFGHQTNHP